One Channa argus isolate prfri chromosome 15, Channa argus male v1.0, whole genome shotgun sequence DNA segment encodes these proteins:
- the LOC137099411 gene encoding zinc-binding protein A33: MSLPEDDLTCPVCCDIFTDPVLLSCTHSFCRSCLKRCWDTGLRDCPVCRKRASKSSPLSNLALKNLCEALLQVRRQSSVVAEERMNCDLHGEKLKLFCQVDKQPICVVCQCSKLHKTHACSEIEEAALDCKDELTLSLKSLQDKVNCLKRIQRDSEDMLKYIKSQALETKRFIKSQFEQLHQVLYQEETARLAAVIKEEEEKIAGMKDKVKEHSAEVMSLTETISIIQEQLKEDNMVLLKNFKATQDRCNSMVIGSDDMSGLLIDVTKHRCNLKYFVWEKMLDHIDFTPVTLDPNTAHPCLILSDDLTSLSYSKQPSYCPDNPERFHISAEVVAMTTIGSGSHHWVVETGSNQDWLLGVASLSAPRNTEISARPENGFWTLCFRDGEFRVMTSPPTPLTLSRTPKRVKVQLDYNKGTVSFSDPADSTLIYTFKDTFKETLLPYFYTQSSNPLRIIPEKVLVTMLRL; this comes from the exons ATGTCACTCCCAGAGGATGATCTTACATGTCCAGTGTGCTGTGACATTTTTACTGACCCTGTGTTGCTGTCATGTACCCACAGCTTCTGTAGGAGTTGTCTGAAACGTTGTTGGGACACAGGGTTACGTGACTGTCCAGTATGCAGGAAAAGAGCCTCCAAGTCCAGTCCTCTCTCCAACCTGGCTCTAAAAAATCTCTGTGAGGCTCTTTTGCAAGTCAGGAGGCAGAGTTCAGTGGTGGCTGAGGAAAGGATGAACTGTGATTTACATGGTGAGAAATTAAAACTCTTCTGCCAGGTTGACAAACAACCCATCTGTGTGGTGTGTCAGTGCTCCAAACTGCATAAAACCCATGCCTGCTCAGAAATAGAAGAGGCAGCGCTAGACTGCAAG GATGAACTTACTTTATCCCTCAAGAGCTTGCAAGATAAAGTGAACTGCCTCAAAAGAATTCAGAGGGACTCGGAAGACATGTTAAAATATATCAAG AGTCAGGCCCTGGAGACAAAGCGATTCATCAAGAGTCAGTTTGAGCAGCTCCATCAGGTCCTCTACCAAGAAGAGACAGCCAGGTTAGCAGCTGtgataaaagaagaagaggaaaagattGCAGGGATGAAGGACAAGGTCAAAGAACATTCTGCAGAGGTGATGTCCCTCACAGAGACCATTTCCATCATACAGGAGCAGCTGAAAGAAGATAATATGGTTTTGTTGAAG aattTTAAAGCCACTCAGGACAG ATGCAACAGCATGGTGATTGGTTCAGATGACATGTCTGGGTTATTGATTGATGTGACCAAGCATCGCTGCAACCTTAAGTATTTTGTTTGGGAAAAAATGCTGGACCATATTGACTTCA CTCCAGTGACTTTAGACCCAAACACAGCCCACCCCTGCCTCATCCTGTCGGACGATCTTACTTCCCTCAGCTACTCTAAGCAGCCCAGCTATTGCCCTGACAACCCAGAGCGCTTCCACATAAGTGCCGAAGTGGTAGCCATGACCACAATTGGCTCGGGAAGTCACCACTGGGTCgtggaaacaggaagtaatCAGGACTGGCTCCTGGGTGTGGCCTCTTTGTCTGCACCTAGGAACACTGAGATTTCagctcggcctgaaaatggctTCTGGACTTTGTGTTTCCGAGATGGAGAGTTCAGGGTGATGACCTCCCCACCTACCCCACTGACACTTTCAAGAACACCCAAACGAGTCAAAGTGCAACTGGATTACAACAAAGGGACAGTTTCTTTCTCTGATCCTGCTGACAGTACactcatttatacatttaaagacACATTCAAAGAAACTTTACTTCCATATTTTTACACACAGAGCAGTAATCCATTAAGAATAATTCCAGAGAAGGTACTTGTAACAATGTTGCGTCTCTAA